In the genome of Dickeya fangzhongdai, one region contains:
- the phnN gene encoding ribose 1,5-bisphosphokinase: MARLIWLTGASGSGKDSLLDALRQTNPPRLLVAHRYITRPAQAGGENHIALSDAEFAQRRECGLFALHWQAHHYQYGIGIEIDLWLSAGLDVVVNGSRFHHQQAQTRYGDRLLPVCLQVSPEVLAQRLRQRGREDDAAIAQRLQRASEMPVPAACRRLNNDGALAQTLLAFHTLLAAEK, translated from the coding sequence ATGGCGCGGCTAATCTGGCTGACCGGCGCGTCCGGCTCCGGCAAAGATTCCCTGCTGGATGCCCTGCGGCAGACGAATCCGCCGCGCCTGCTGGTGGCGCATCGCTATATTACCCGCCCGGCGCAGGCCGGCGGCGAAAACCATATTGCGCTGAGCGACGCGGAGTTCGCGCAGCGCCGCGAGTGCGGTTTGTTCGCATTGCACTGGCAGGCGCACCACTATCAGTACGGCATCGGCATTGAAATCGACCTGTGGCTGTCCGCCGGGCTGGATGTGGTGGTCAATGGATCGCGCTTTCATCATCAGCAGGCGCAAACGCGCTACGGCGACCGCTTATTGCCGGTGTGCCTGCAGGTCTCCCCGGAGGTGCTGGCGCAGCGTTTGCGTCAGCGCGGGCGGGAAGATGACGCGGCGATCGCGCAGCGGCTGCAGCGGGCCAGCGAGATGCCGGTTCCGGCGGCGTGCCGGCGACTGAATAACGATGGTGCGCTGGCGCAAACGCTGCTGGCGTTTCACACCCTGTTAGCGGCTGAAAAATGA
- the phnP gene encoding phosphonate metabolism protein PhnP — translation MELMFMGTGDAQQVPLTGCECIACERARLDPRFRRGPSSMLVRCDGEATLLDAGVTQLEQRFGVNEIRRILLTHYHVDHVQGLFSLRWGIGDRIPVFGPPDEQGCDDLYKHPRRLDFQLAMTPFQAVTMGALRVTALPLNHSKPTFGYLLEHGGQSVAYLTDTCGLPDDTLDFLRGKRLDHMVMDCTQPPRDRPPLNHSDLNTVLRVREQLRPTQTWLTHVSHETDAWLMLNDLPDGVRAAADGAWINV, via the coding sequence ATGGAGCTAATGTTTATGGGGACCGGCGACGCGCAGCAGGTGCCGCTGACCGGTTGTGAGTGTATCGCCTGCGAGCGGGCGCGGTTGGATCCGCGCTTTCGGCGCGGACCGAGCAGCATGCTGGTTCGGTGCGACGGCGAGGCGACGCTGCTGGACGCCGGCGTCACGCAACTGGAGCAGCGCTTTGGCGTCAACGAGATTCGGCGCATCCTGCTGACGCACTACCATGTCGACCATGTGCAGGGGCTGTTTTCGCTGCGCTGGGGCATCGGCGATCGCATCCCGGTGTTCGGTCCGCCGGATGAACAGGGATGCGACGACCTGTACAAGCATCCGCGTCGGCTTGATTTTCAGCTGGCGATGACGCCGTTTCAGGCGGTAACGATGGGGGCGCTGCGGGTCACGGCGCTGCCGCTCAATCATTCCAAACCCACCTTCGGCTATCTGCTGGAACATGGCGGGCAGAGCGTGGCCTACCTGACCGACACCTGCGGTTTGCCGGACGATACGTTGGATTTCCTGCGCGGCAAACGGCTCGATCATATGGTGATGGACTGCACCCAGCCGCCGCGGGATAGGCCGCCGCTCAACCACAGCGACCTCAACACCGTGCTGCGGGTGCGCGAACAGCTGCGGCCGACGCAAACCTGGCTGACCCACGTCAGCCACGAAACCGACGCCTGGCTGATGCTAAACGACCTGCCGGACGGGGTGCGCGCGGCGGCCGATGGGGCATGGATCAACGTGTAG
- the phnE gene encoding phosphonate ABC transporter, permease protein PhnE: MTPLTPADIAAMKQQHPALFSQQRRYLRRVGLMAAAVLLYYLAFLTFFGISAEQWLRGFSELGRYFVRMFVWHDFLDWPFGYYLSQVFITIAIVFAGTLTATIVALPLSFLAARNVMHEPMLRPVALLVRRLLDILRGIDMAIWGLIFVRAVGMGPLSGALAILMQDAGLLGKLYAEGHEAVERSPSRGLGAVGANSLQKHRFGIFTQSFPTFLALSLYQMESNVRSAAVLGFVGAGGVGLVYAENMRLWNWDVVMFITLILVAVVMLMDVLSAHLRRRYIIGKPLPLFESETSAR, encoded by the coding sequence ATGACCCCGTTGACGCCGGCGGACATCGCCGCGATGAAACAACAGCACCCGGCGCTGTTCAGCCAGCAACGCCGCTACTTGCGGCGCGTCGGGCTGATGGCGGCGGCCGTGCTGCTTTACTATCTGGCGTTTCTGACGTTTTTCGGCATCAGCGCCGAACAGTGGCTGCGCGGCTTCAGCGAGCTGGGGCGCTATTTTGTGCGTATGTTCGTGTGGCATGACTTTCTCGACTGGCCGTTCGGTTACTACCTGTCGCAGGTATTCATCACCATCGCCATCGTGTTCGCCGGTACCCTGACCGCTACGATAGTGGCGCTGCCGTTGTCGTTCCTGGCGGCTCGCAACGTGATGCACGAACCGATGTTGCGGCCGGTGGCGTTGCTGGTGCGTCGTTTGCTGGATATCTTGCGCGGCATCGACATGGCGATCTGGGGGCTGATTTTCGTGCGGGCGGTGGGCATGGGGCCGTTGTCCGGCGCGCTGGCGATCCTGATGCAGGACGCCGGTCTGCTCGGCAAGCTGTACGCGGAGGGGCATGAAGCGGTAGAACGTTCACCCAGCCGCGGACTTGGCGCGGTCGGCGCCAACAGCCTGCAAAAACACCGTTTCGGCATCTTCACCCAATCGTTTCCCACTTTTCTGGCGCTAAGCCTGTATCAGATGGAGTCCAACGTGCGGTCGGCGGCGGTGCTGGGGTTTGTCGGCGCCGGCGGCGTCGGGTTGGTGTACGCCGAAAACATGCGACTGTGGAACTGGGATGTGGTGATGTTCATCACCCTGATTCTGGTGGCGGTGGTGATGCTGATGGATGTCTTGTCCGCGCATTTGCGCCGGCGCTACATCATCGGCAAGCCGTTGCCGCTGTTTGAGTCGGAGACATCAGCGCGCTAA
- the phnC gene encoding phosphonate ABC transporter ATP-binding protein, whose translation MAQALLASESATPLRAHHFQTQPQQTILSVRQLCKAYSGQQKRVLENLSFDLHAGEMVAVIGRSGAGKSTLLHVMNGTIPASEGQILRYPAQHDGGQGDTQDILRFSSRQMRQWRSECGMIFQDFCLVPRLDVLTNVLLGRLSRTSTLKSFFKLFSDEDRAHAIGLLQWMNLLPQALQRAENLSGGQMQRVAICRALMQNPKILLADEPVASLDPKNTRRIMDVLRQVSDNGITVVVNLHSVELVKEYCTRAIGIAQGRILFDGPPSELTDSLLRTLYGDDLQPVH comes from the coding sequence ATGGCACAGGCACTGTTGGCATCCGAAAGCGCTACTCCACTGCGCGCACATCATTTCCAGACGCAACCGCAGCAGACCATTCTGTCGGTGCGTCAGCTGTGTAAGGCCTATTCCGGTCAGCAGAAACGGGTGCTGGAGAACCTCAGTTTTGATTTGCACGCCGGCGAGATGGTGGCGGTGATTGGCCGTTCCGGCGCCGGTAAGTCCACCTTGTTGCACGTGATGAACGGCACTATTCCGGCCAGCGAAGGGCAAATCCTGCGCTATCCTGCCCAGCACGATGGCGGGCAGGGCGACACGCAGGACATTCTGCGTTTCAGCAGCCGGCAGATGCGCCAGTGGCGCAGCGAATGCGGCATGATCTTTCAGGATTTTTGTCTGGTGCCGCGGTTGGATGTGCTGACCAACGTACTGCTGGGCCGCCTGAGCCGGACCTCCACCCTGAAGTCGTTCTTCAAACTGTTTTCCGATGAGGATCGTGCGCACGCCATTGGGCTGCTGCAATGGATGAACCTGTTGCCGCAGGCGTTGCAGCGGGCGGAAAACCTGTCCGGCGGCCAGATGCAGCGCGTCGCTATCTGCCGCGCGCTGATGCAGAACCCCAAAATCCTGCTGGCCGACGAGCCGGTGGCGTCGCTCGACCCGAAAAACACCCGCCGCATCATGGACGTGTTGCGACAGGTGAGTGACAACGGTATCACCGTGGTGGTGAACCTGCACTCGGTCGAGCTGGTGAAAGAATACTGTACCCGGGCCATAGGCATCGCTCAGGGCCGCATTCTGTTTGACGGCCCGCCGTCAGAACTGACCGACAGCCTGCTGCGTACCCTGTACGGCGACGATCTGCAGCCGGTGCATTAA
- the phnD gene encoding phosphonate ABC transporter substrate-binding protein, with the protein MKKTFTLTTLLAGAVVSASVFAAETPKTLNLGILGGQNATQQIGDNQCVKQFLDKELNVDTQLRNSSDYAGVIQGLLGKKIDLVLSMSPSSYASVYIKDPNAVDVVGIAVDDVDQSRGYHSVVIVKADSPYQKLEDLKGKAVGFADPDSTSGYLIPNQAFKEKFGGSTDNKYNNFFSSVTFSGGHEQDILGVLNGQFDGAVTWASMIGDYNTGYTSGAFGRLIRMDHPDLMKQIRIIWQSPLIPNGPILVSNALPADFKAKLITAVNKLDKEDHTCFIKAMGGKQHIGPASVDDYKTIIAMKRELTKGNR; encoded by the coding sequence ATGAAAAAAACCTTCACGTTGACCACCTTGCTGGCCGGTGCGGTAGTGTCCGCCAGCGTATTCGCCGCGGAAACACCGAAAACGCTGAATCTGGGCATCCTGGGCGGTCAGAACGCGACTCAGCAGATCGGCGATAACCAGTGCGTTAAACAGTTTCTCGATAAAGAGCTGAATGTCGATACCCAATTGCGCAACTCATCCGACTATGCCGGGGTTATTCAGGGGCTGTTGGGCAAGAAGATTGATCTGGTGTTGAGCATGTCGCCGTCGTCGTATGCGTCGGTCTACATCAAGGACCCCAACGCGGTGGATGTCGTCGGTATCGCGGTGGACGACGTCGACCAGTCGCGCGGCTATCACTCGGTGGTGATCGTTAAGGCCGACAGCCCGTACCAGAAGCTGGAAGATCTGAAAGGTAAGGCGGTCGGTTTCGCCGACCCGGATTCCACCTCCGGCTACCTGATTCCCAATCAGGCGTTTAAAGAGAAATTCGGCGGCAGCACCGATAACAAGTACAACAATTTCTTCTCCAGCGTCACCTTCTCCGGCGGGCATGAGCAGGACATCCTCGGCGTACTGAACGGCCAGTTTGACGGCGCGGTGACCTGGGCGTCGATGATTGGCGACTACAACACCGGCTACACCAGCGGCGCGTTCGGCCGTCTGATTCGCATGGACCACCCGGATCTGATGAAACAGATTCGCATCATCTGGCAATCGCCGCTGATCCCGAACGGCCCGATTCTGGTGAGCAACGCGTTGCCGGCCGACTTCAAAGCCAAACTGATTACCGCGGTGAACAAGCTGGATAAAGAAGATCATACCTGTTTCATCAAGGCGATGGGCGGCAAACAGCACATCGGCCCGGCCAGCGTGGACGATTACAAAACCATTATCGCCATGAAGCGTGAATTGACCAAAGGCAACCGCTGA
- a CDS encoding LysR family transcriptional regulator, with translation MDRLTSMSVFVKAAELGSFAAAAEALSLSAQMVAKHVAWLEARLGVRLLNRTTRRQSLTDIGRSYYERCRMVLAEAEAADAIVLDMKATPSGVIRVNAPVTFGSYTLAPFLTHYLGNYPDTQVELTLSDRLVDPIEEGFEVIIRIGELADSSMLAWPLRPYRLIACASPDYVAREGLPAVPAELAHHACLVYGIWSPAAPCRWVFHRAGKTEEVRPQGRFRSNDWKALLHAAIEGYGVTLGPEDVLREEIRQGRLVQVLPEYEGPARPMHVLVPAGRRQTVKIKSVVDALRMRFGESA, from the coding sequence GTGGATAGGCTGACCAGCATGAGCGTTTTTGTGAAGGCGGCGGAGCTTGGCTCTTTTGCAGCGGCAGCCGAGGCGTTGAGTCTCTCTGCGCAAATGGTGGCGAAACATGTGGCCTGGCTGGAAGCACGGCTCGGCGTCAGATTGCTGAATCGCACCACGCGCCGCCAGAGTCTGACCGATATTGGCCGCAGTTATTACGAACGGTGTCGGATGGTACTGGCTGAAGCAGAAGCCGCCGATGCCATTGTGCTGGACATGAAGGCCACACCTTCCGGTGTTATTCGGGTAAACGCGCCGGTGACCTTTGGCTCGTATACTCTGGCCCCTTTTCTTACACACTATCTCGGAAATTATCCGGATACGCAGGTGGAACTGACGTTGAGTGATCGTCTGGTCGACCCGATTGAAGAGGGTTTTGAAGTCATCATTCGCATCGGTGAACTGGCCGACAGTTCAATGCTGGCGTGGCCGCTGCGGCCTTACCGTTTAATCGCCTGTGCCTCGCCAGACTATGTCGCGCGCGAAGGTTTACCGGCAGTACCGGCTGAGCTCGCACATCACGCCTGCCTCGTTTACGGAATATGGTCACCCGCCGCCCCTTGCCGTTGGGTGTTCCATCGAGCGGGCAAGACCGAAGAAGTCAGGCCGCAAGGCCGGTTCCGCTCAAATGACTGGAAGGCGTTGCTACATGCTGCGATAGAGGGTTATGGCGTCACGTTAGGTCCAGAAGATGTGCTGCGCGAAGAAATCCGGCAAGGGCGTCTTGTTCAGGTGTTGCCTGAGTATGAAGGACCTGCTCGCCCTATGCATGTGCTGGTGCCGGCAGGGCGGCGGCAGACCGTTAAAATTAAAAGCGTTGTCGACGCGCTCAGAATGCGCTTCGGGGAGTCGGCGTAA
- the phnM gene encoding alpha-D-ribose 1-methylphosphonate 5-triphosphate diphosphatase, with protein MSATTQISNTTRIINNVQLVLQDEVVSGSLAWRNGAIEAFSSTPSQLPQALDGEGGWLLPGLVELHTDNLDKFFMPRPNVDWPAHSAMSSHDALIVASGITTVLDAVAIGDVRDGGHRLDNLRRMIDAIVHSQQLGVNRAQHLIHLRCELPHHTTLPLFEALMNTPEVALVSLMDHSPGQRQFATPEKYREYYQGKYHLNDAEMDAFETEQRALSERWSTPNRLAIAAHCRERGIALASHDDATAAHVHESLALGSVIAEFPTTEMAAQASHASGMKVLMGAPNIVRGGSHSGNVAASRLAEQGLLDILSSDYYPASLLDAAFRLATDERNPFTLPQTVAMVSANPAQSVGLDDRGRIADGLRADLVLAHHSHGQVRIRQVWAQGRQVF; from the coding sequence ATGAGCGCGACGACTCAGATCAGCAATACGACCCGGATTATCAATAACGTGCAGTTGGTGTTGCAGGATGAGGTGGTCAGCGGATCGCTGGCCTGGCGCAACGGCGCGATCGAGGCGTTTTCCTCCACCCCCAGTCAACTGCCGCAGGCGCTGGACGGCGAAGGCGGCTGGCTGCTGCCGGGGCTGGTGGAGCTGCATACCGACAATCTGGACAAGTTTTTCATGCCGCGCCCGAATGTCGACTGGCCGGCGCATTCGGCGATGAGCAGCCACGATGCGCTGATCGTCGCCAGCGGCATCACCACGGTGCTGGATGCGGTGGCGATAGGCGATGTGCGCGACGGCGGCCACCGGCTCGATAACCTGCGTCGCATGATCGACGCCATCGTTCACAGCCAGCAACTGGGGGTGAACCGGGCGCAGCATCTGATTCACCTGCGTTGCGAATTGCCGCACCACACCACCTTGCCGCTGTTTGAAGCGTTGATGAACACGCCGGAAGTGGCGCTGGTGTCGCTGATGGACCACTCGCCGGGGCAGCGGCAGTTCGCCACGCCGGAAAAATACCGCGAGTATTATCAGGGCAAATACCACCTGAACGATGCCGAGATGGATGCGTTTGAAACCGAACAGCGGGCGCTGTCCGAACGCTGGTCGACGCCGAACCGGCTGGCGATTGCCGCGCATTGCCGCGAGCGCGGCATCGCGCTGGCCAGCCACGACGACGCTACCGCTGCGCATGTGCATGAATCGCTGGCGCTGGGCAGCGTGATCGCTGAGTTCCCCACCACCGAGATGGCGGCGCAGGCGTCGCACGCCAGCGGCATGAAGGTGCTGATGGGGGCGCCCAATATCGTGCGCGGCGGCTCCCACTCCGGCAACGTGGCGGCGTCCCGGCTGGCGGAGCAAGGGCTGCTGGATATTCTGTCATCCGACTATTACCCCGCCAGCCTGCTGGATGCGGCGTTTCGCCTGGCGACGGATGAGCGTAATCCGTTTACGTTGCCGCAGACGGTGGCGATGGTCAGCGCTAATCCGGCGCAGTCGGTCGGGTTAGACGATCGGGGGCGGATTGCCGACGGGCTGCGCGCCGATCTGGTGCTGGCGCACCACTCGCACGGTCAGGTACGGATTCGTCAGGTGTGGGCGCAGGGGCGACAGGTGTTCTGA
- the phnE gene encoding phosphonate ABC transporter, permease protein PhnE, with product MLNPDFERYYQRIRTRQKRESLIWTLVLVVLYIGAGALSEFNLHTLWTSFPHFFDYLIETLPVLHWPLLFADGHTEGSLAYWGYRLNIQLPLIWETLNLALAATLLSVAASVVLGFLAANNTQSPPGVRFTLRALLAFLRTMPELAWAVMFVMAFGIGVIPGFLALALHTVGCLTKLFYEAIESASERPVRGLAACGASVLQRMRFGLWPQVKPIVLSYSFMRLEINFRQSTILGLVGAGGIGQELMTNIKLDRYDQVSMTMLLIIVVVSILDALSGRLRRQVVEGGK from the coding sequence ATGCTGAACCCTGATTTTGAACGCTATTACCAGCGGATACGCACACGGCAGAAGCGCGAGTCGCTGATATGGACACTGGTGCTGGTCGTGCTGTACATCGGCGCGGGCGCGTTGTCCGAATTCAATCTGCATACCCTGTGGACGTCGTTTCCCCACTTTTTTGACTACCTGATCGAGACGCTGCCGGTGCTGCACTGGCCGCTGCTGTTCGCCGACGGTCATACCGAAGGCTCGCTGGCCTACTGGGGATACCGCCTCAATATCCAGTTGCCGTTGATCTGGGAGACGCTCAACCTGGCGCTGGCGGCGACGCTGCTGTCGGTGGCGGCGTCGGTGGTGCTGGGGTTTCTGGCGGCCAACAATACGCAAAGCCCGCCGGGCGTGCGTTTTACTCTCCGTGCGTTGCTGGCGTTTCTGCGCACCATGCCGGAGCTGGCATGGGCGGTGATGTTCGTGATGGCATTCGGTATCGGCGTTATTCCCGGCTTTCTGGCGCTGGCGCTGCATACCGTCGGTTGCCTGACCAAGCTGTTTTATGAAGCGATTGAAAGCGCCTCGGAACGGCCGGTGCGCGGGCTGGCCGCCTGTGGCGCCAGCGTGTTGCAGCGTATGCGTTTTGGGCTGTGGCCGCAGGTCAAACCGATCGTGCTGTCCTACAGTTTTATGCGGCTGGAAATTAACTTCCGTCAGTCCACCATTCTTGGGCTGGTGGGCGCCGGGGGCATCGGTCAGGAACTGATGACCAATATCAAGCTGGACCGCTACGATCAGGTCAGCATGACCATGCTGCTGATCATCGTGGTGGTCTCGATTCTGGATGCGCTGTCCGGGCGGTTGCGGCGGCAAGTGGTGGAGGGCGGCAAATGA
- a CDS encoding NADPH-dependent F420 reductase, protein MKIGIIGAGFVGRAIATLAIKNGHQVMLSNSRGPQTLFSLRPMVGCDVGTATEAAIFGDIVVIAVPLSAISQLPVAELRGKPVVDAVNYYPERDGQVEALDRLETTTSELLAGYLPGALITKAFNAIPMTQLESDGLPSGAPTRRALPLAGDDATGKRLVTELYEAFGFDVVDAGALAEGWRFERGMPTYCVRMTKETLSTALDNAQRSDVAVSGR, encoded by the coding sequence ATGAAGATTGGCATTATTGGCGCAGGTTTCGTCGGACGGGCAATAGCAACGCTTGCCATTAAAAACGGCCATCAGGTGATGCTCAGCAACTCACGCGGTCCACAGACGCTGTTCAGTCTCCGGCCGATGGTTGGCTGTGACGTCGGCACCGCCACCGAAGCCGCCATTTTTGGCGATATCGTCGTCATCGCGGTTCCCCTCTCGGCTATCAGCCAGCTTCCTGTCGCGGAACTACGGGGAAAACCGGTGGTGGACGCCGTCAACTACTATCCTGAACGCGATGGGCAAGTTGAGGCGCTGGACAGACTGGAAACCACTACCAGCGAGCTTCTGGCCGGCTATTTGCCCGGCGCGCTGATAACAAAAGCATTTAACGCCATCCCCATGACACAGCTTGAAAGTGACGGGCTTCCCTCTGGCGCGCCGACGCGCCGGGCGCTACCGCTTGCCGGAGATGATGCGACAGGTAAACGGCTGGTCACCGAACTATACGAAGCTTTTGGTTTCGATGTCGTTGATGCAGGTGCTCTCGCCGAAGGATGGCGCTTTGAGCGGGGAATGCCGACTTATTGTGTACGGATGACAAAAGAGACGCTGAGCACAGCACTGGATAATGCTCAACGCAGTGACGTCGCTGTTTCCGGCAGATGA
- a CDS encoding diaminobutyrate--2-oxoglutarate transaminase: MSETQFAVTDHVQRTNADYLERQGWFESNVRSYPRKLPLVIQKAQGVWVTDVDGNPYLDCLAGAGTLALGHNHPEVVASIQQFLASGLPMHTLDLTTPLKDAFCETLLAQLPGGENQYCLQFCGPSGADAVEAALKLAKTYTGRGGIISFSGGYHGMTHGALAVTGNTGPKDAVQNLMPGVQFLPYPHEYRCPLGIGGEAGVQALSHYFTTFIEDVERGMSLPAAVIVEAVQGEGGVNPAPASWLQTLREVTRRHGILLIVDEVQAGFARTGTLFAFEQAGIEPDIIVMSKAVGGGLPMAVLGIRREFDVWKPGTHTGTFRGNQMAMATGKTTIEILLRDKLAAQATARGDWLKQQFTQLQTRFPCLGQVRGRGLMLGIEVVDERRPTLAGGCYPLDAELAVAIQQHCFRQGLLLERGGRQGNVVRLLPPLIITEEQCRSVVERFERALIEAVAQVRHP, translated from the coding sequence ATGTCAGAGACACAGTTTGCGGTTACGGATCATGTGCAGAGAACCAATGCAGATTATCTGGAGCGACAGGGATGGTTTGAGTCGAATGTTCGAAGTTATCCGCGCAAACTGCCGCTGGTGATCCAGAAAGCGCAAGGCGTGTGGGTGACGGATGTAGACGGCAATCCGTATCTGGACTGTCTGGCGGGTGCCGGTACGCTGGCGCTGGGGCATAACCACCCTGAAGTGGTGGCCAGCATCCAGCAATTTCTGGCGTCGGGCCTGCCGATGCATACGCTGGATCTCACCACGCCGCTGAAAGACGCCTTCTGCGAAACCCTGCTGGCGCAGCTGCCCGGCGGCGAAAACCAGTACTGCCTGCAATTCTGCGGCCCCTCGGGAGCGGATGCGGTTGAGGCCGCATTAAAACTGGCGAAAACCTATACCGGCCGCGGCGGCATCATCAGCTTCTCCGGCGGCTACCACGGCATGACGCACGGCGCGCTGGCCGTCACCGGCAATACCGGTCCCAAGGATGCGGTGCAGAATCTGATGCCCGGCGTCCAGTTCCTGCCTTACCCCCATGAATACCGCTGCCCGCTGGGGATTGGCGGTGAGGCGGGCGTACAGGCGTTGAGTCACTATTTCACCACGTTTATCGAGGATGTCGAGCGCGGCATGTCGTTGCCGGCCGCCGTCATTGTCGAAGCGGTGCAGGGCGAGGGCGGCGTCAACCCGGCGCCGGCCAGCTGGCTGCAAACGCTGCGCGAGGTGACCCGCCGTCACGGCATTCTGCTGATTGTGGATGAAGTGCAGGCCGGATTCGCCCGTACCGGCACGCTGTTCGCCTTCGAACAAGCCGGCATCGAGCCGGACATCATCGTGATGTCGAAAGCGGTGGGCGGCGGCTTGCCGATGGCGGTGCTGGGCATTCGCCGCGAGTTCGATGTCTGGAAACCGGGTACCCATACCGGCACGTTCCGCGGTAACCAGATGGCGATGGCCACCGGCAAAACCACCATCGAGATTCTGCTGCGCGACAAGCTGGCGGCGCAGGCGACTGCCCGCGGCGACTGGCTGAAGCAGCAGTTTACCCAGTTACAGACGCGTTTCCCCTGCCTGGGACAGGTACGCGGCCGCGGCCTGATGCTGGGAATTGAAGTCGTGGATGAGCGCCGGCCAACGCTGGCGGGCGGCTGTTATCCGCTGGATGCCGAACTGGCGGTCGCGATTCAACAACACTGTTTCCGCCAGGGCTTGTTGCTGGAGCGGGGCGGACGACAGGGTAACGTGGTCAGGCTGCTGCCGCCGCTGATTATTACCGAGGAGCAGTGCCGCAGCGTAGTGGAGCGCTTCGAGCGCGCGTTGATCGAAGCCGTGGCGCAAGTCCGTCATCCATAA